In a genomic window of Coregonus clupeaformis isolate EN_2021a chromosome 27, ASM2061545v1, whole genome shotgun sequence:
- the zbtb20 gene encoding zinc finger and BTB domain-containing protein 20, producing the protein MTERIHNINLHNFSNSVLETLNEQRNRGHFCDVTVRIHGSMLRAHRCVLAAGSPFFQDKLLLGYSDIEIPSVVSVQSIQKLIDFMYSGVLRVSQSEALQILTAASILQIKTVIDECTRIVSQNVGLAGPGGFPVNPGDSGQETPRGTPESGTSGPSSDAESGYMQATSQQSLERAYTSLYSYSGLSLQNGTRERSHYVTSMTTSYDPALSTQKDQHDQDPPWITRIHERSQQMERFLSTPETTHCRKQPRPVRIQTGGMHIKQEVEDEYSCYGMDECTEDTDHVEGVETEPKGESFDSGVSSSIGTEPDSVDQHQYPVGFGREGGGEGTPLQIEVDDSSPEQIHETEEGGTSHSTSDSNMLQPLPNPIMAQSLPSALLYMRQAEPHTSNLRMPLTMTSNTQVMGTAGNSYLPTLFATQSASNNKPFLFSLQQSMGGQQPQFVSGPPPSMPSFPQQLTVQQQAAREQQQAAQMGPGEKKPYECTLCTKTFTAKQNYVKHMFVHTGEKPHQCSICWRSFSLKDYLIKHMVTHTGVRAYQCSICNKRFTQKSSLNVHMRLHRGEKSYECYICKKKFSHKTLLERHMALHSTGGAVTGLSGSAGTGGPVSIPMAVPEPGAGVVALAMHVGGGAGVGGGVGPGVGVAAEASCQERTTYVCSVCPAKFDQIEHFNDHMRMHVSDG; encoded by the exons atGACCGAGCGCATTCATAACATCAATCTCCACAACTTCAGCAATTCTGTACTTGAGACCCTCAATGAGCAGCGCAACCGCGGGCACTTCTGTGACGTGACTGTTCGGATCCATGGAAGCATGCTGCGAGCCCACCGCTGCGTGCTGGCCGCTGGGAGCCCCTTCTTTCAGGACAAGCTTCTCCTGGGCTACAGTGACATTGAGATCCCCTCTGTGGTCTCGGTGCAGTCCATCCAGAAGCTGATAGACTTCATGTACAGCGGGGTCTTGCGGGTGTCCCAATCGGAGGCTCTCCAGATCCTCACTGCTGCCAGCATCCTGCAGATCAAGACGGTCATCGATGAGTGCACCCGCATCGTGTCCCAGAATGTGGGCCTGGCCGGTCCAGGGGGGTTCCCTGTCAACCCAGGGGACTCTGGGCAGGAGACTCCCCGGGGCACGCCTGAGTCAGGCACCTCTGGGCCCAGCAGCGATGCAGAGTCAGGGTACATGCAGGCTACGTCCCAGCAGAGCCTTGAGCGTGCCTACACATCGCTGTACTCCTACTCGGGCCTCTCACTGCAGAATGGAACCCGTGAGCGCTCCCACTACGTAACCAGTATGACAACAAGCTACGACCCAGCCCTCAGCACGCAGAAGGACCAGCACGACCAGGACCCGCCGTGGATCACCCGCATCCATGAAAGGTCACAGCAGATGGAACGCTTCCTATCCACCCCTGAGACCACCCACTGCCGCAAGCAGCCCCGACCGGTACGCATACAGACAGGAGGCATGCACATAAAGCAGGAAGTAGAGGATGAGTACAGCTGCTATGGTATGGATGAGTGCACAGAAGACACTGACCACGTTGAGGGTGTGGAGACTGAACCGAAGGGTGAAAGCTTTGACTCAGGGGTAAGCTCCTCCATCGGTACTGAGCCAGACTCCGTGGACCAGCACCAGTACCCGGTGGGCTTTGGGAGggaagggggtggagaggggacCCCACTGCAGATCGAGGTCGATGACTCCTCCCCAGAGCAGATTCATGAGACGGAGGAAGGGGGTACATCCCACAGCACTAGCGACAGTAACATGTTGCAGCCCCTGCCCAACCCAATCATGGCCCAGTCTCTGCCAAGTGCCCTACTCTATATGCGTCAGGCCGAACCTCATACCAGCAACCTGAGGATGCCGCTCACCATGACCAGCAACACCCAGGTAATGGGCACGGCTGGCAACTCCTACCTGCCCACTCTGTTTGCCACACAGTCGGCCAGCAACAACAAGCCCTTCCTCTTCAGCCTGCAACAGTCCATGGGAGGCCAGCAGCCCCAGTTTGTGTCCGGGCCACCCCCTAGTATGCCCTCATTCCCTCAGCAGTTGACGGTACAGCAGCAGGCAGCGCGGGAACAGCAGCAGGCGGCCCAGATGGGACCGGGGGAGAAGAAGCCCTATGAGTGCACTCTCTGCACTAAAACCTTTACTGCTAAACAGAACTACGTCAAACACATGTTTGTGCACACTG GTGAGAAACCACATCAGTGCAGCATCTGCTGGCGCTCGTTCTCCCTGAAGGATTACCTAATCAAACACATGGTCACTCACACAGGGGTACGTGCCTACCAGTGCAGCATCTGTAACAAACGCTTTACCCAAAAGAGCTCCCTCAACGTCCACATGCGGCTGCACCGTGGAGAGAAGTCCTACGAGTGCTACATCTGCAAGAAGAAGTTCTCTCACAAGACCCTGCTAGAGAGGCACATGGCTCTGCACAGCACAGGGGGCGCCGTCACGGGGCTGTCTGGGTCAGCAGGCACCGGTGGCCCCGTCTCCATTCCCATGGCCGTGCCCGAACCTGGCGCTGGAGTGGTGGCCCTCGCCATGCACGTCGGTGGAGGCGCAGGAGTAGGGGGTGGGGTCGGACCGGGAGTGGGTGTGGCTGCGGAGGCAAGCTGCCAAGAAAGGACCACCTACGTGTGCTCCGTCTGCCCTGCCAAGTTCGACCAAATTGAGCACTTCAATGACCACATGCGAATGCATGTCTCCGATGGATAA
- the si:dkey-251i10.3 gene encoding U3 small nucleolar RNA-associated protein 14 homolog A, protein MAKSKTARKSGETMKMTSSRETVVQGMDDEDEVELHQALADDNISASEDEGGSDDERKHCKLLEAISSLGGKKRKKLTERSEASIQVSEFTVNAEGEGDKINMSDLIGTLDKTPSALMKMKKQLKNLQHNQSTLETPLTRKETERIQREVAFEKTSKEVSRWQSVVLQNQKAEQLVFPLNQEPSGPKRMEQVVAGWKAQTPLEQEIFSLLRMNKQPLHDPVLTPTEEASLRAMSLEEAKIRRAELQKARVLQSYYEAKAKRERKIKSKKYHRVQKKVMRKEYLKQFDEMVKTDPAAALEELKKMELSRMKERMSLKHQNSGKWAKSKAIMAKYDDGARKAMQTQLEVNKDLTQKLVIPADEDEEEDEEDSAETLPDFVNDAEPILDQVNPWMRGKLSTEPTVQEESSCIQSPVVGHGEVGKPGEGQDDQEEDEDQMEETEEDALLRGFEERRKLRQTEDVEVAPMSMVENDDGKKAETGEISDDDEEAGLSEFTSLFHGLVKNHVEPPADQPKAAAGVGQGESPALLEEGLVRVRTLEDVELLSQDVSANDPAPLITQTPSTEETDPQSATQQTKRKRKRVIDPNEVLTKEAKVIKVPLAPTAVEDVEDKEEQRVIIKEAFAGDDVISDFLKDKRKQEEAGRPKVIDLTLPGWGEWGGLGLQPSRSKRKRFRVKVAPPPPRQDQKLPNIIISEKRDSSIAAHQVSQLPFPFENPTQFERTIRSPVGRTWNTQNTVQKITAPKVVTQLGAIIEPIAREDLIKDNRQAVTGKGPNINLESDQGAQKKRRSQQKKKHKHKKN, encoded by the exons ATGGCTAAGTCAAAAACTGCACGAAAGAGTGGAGAAACTATGAAGATGACAAG TTCCCGTGAGACGGTGGTCCAGGGGATGGATGACGAGGATGAAGTGGAGCTTCATCAAGCACTGGCTGATGACAATATTAGTGCTAGTGAGGATGag GGAGGCAGCGATGACGAGAGGAAACACTGCAAACTGCTGGAGGCCATCAGCTCGCTCGGGGGGAAGAAGAG GAAGAAGCTTACTGAACGGTCTGAAGCAAGCATTCAGGTGTCAGAATTCACAGTCAATGCAGAAG GTGAAGGAGACAAAATAAATATGTCTGACCTCATTGGAACCTTGGATAAGACCCCCAGTGCCTTAATGAAGATGAAAAAGCAGCTGAAGAACCTTCAACATAACCAGAGCACCCTGGAGACACCCCTGACCAGGAAGGAGACAGAAAGG ATCCAAAGAGAAGTGGCTTTTGAGAAAACGTCAAAAGAGGTGTCTCGCTGGCAGAGTGTGGTCCTACAGAACCAGAAGGCGGAGCAGCTGGTCTTCCCACTGAACCAGGAGCCCTCTGGACCCAAACGCATGGAGCAGGTGGTAGCTGGATGGAAG GCTCAAACCCCCCTAGAACAGGAGATATTCAGCCTCCTACGCATGAACAAGCAGCCTCTCCATGACCCTGTCCTGACACCCACTGAGGAGGCCTCTCTGAGGGCCATGAGTCTGGAGGAG GCCAAGATCCGTCGTGCAGAACTTCAAAAAGCCAGAGTACTACAGTCTTATTATGAAGCGAAAGCCAAAAGGGAAAGAAAAATAAAAAGCAAGAA ATACCACAGGGTACAGAAGAAAGTGATGCGTAAGGAGTATCTGAAACAGTTTGATGAAATGGTTAAGACAGACCCTGCTGCTGCCTTGGAGGAACTGAAGAAGATGGAACTGTCAAGAATGAAG GAACGAATGTCTCTGAAGCACCAGAACAGTGGCAAATGGGCCAAGTCCAAGGCCATCATGGCAAAATATGATGATGGG GCTCGCAAAGCCATGCAGACGCAGCTGGAAGTGAACAAAGATCTGACCCAGAAGTTGGTAATACCTGCTGacgaagatgaggaggaggatgaagaggattcAGCAGAGACCTTGCCAGACTTTGTGAATGACGCAGAGCCCATACtggaccaggtgaatccatggATGAGAGGCAAGCTTTCTACAGAGCCTACGGTGCAGGAGGAAAGCAGCTGTATACAGTCTCCTGTTGTTGGTCACGGAGAAGTGGGAAAACCAGGAGAAGGACAGGATGaccaagaggaggatgaggaccaGATGGAGGAAACCGAAGAAGATGCACTTTTAAGAGGGTTTGAGGAGAGGCGGAAATTGCGTCAAACTGAAGATGTTGAGGTTGCACCCATGTCTATGGTGGAGAATGACG ATGGGAAGAAAGCTGAGACTGGAGAGATCTCTGACGATGATGAGGAGGCTGGGCTCTCAGAGTTCACCAGCCTGTTCCATGGGCTAGTGAAGAACCACGTGGAGCCTCCAGCTGACCAACCCAAGGCAGCGGCAGGTGTAGGCCAGGGGGAGAGCCCTGCCCTGCTGGAGGAGGGCCTGGTGCGGGTTAGGACCCTGGAGGATGTGGAGCTGCTCAGTCAGGACGTCTCTGCCAATGACCCAGCACCTCTAATCACCCAGACTCCAAGCACAGAGGAAACAGACCCTCAGTCTGCAACTCAacagacaaagagaaagagaaagagagtgattgATCCAAATGAGGTTCTGACCAAGGAGGCGAAGGTCATCAAAGTGCCGTTGGCTCCAACAGCTGTCGAGGATGTTGAG GACAAGGAGGAACAGAGGGTCATCATTAAAGAGGCCTTTGCAGGGGATGATGTCATCTCCGACTTCCTGAAGGACAAAAGGAAACAGGAGGAAGCAGGAAGGCCGAAGGTTATTGACCTGACTTTGCCTGGATGGGGAGAGTGGGGAGGCCTCGGTCTCCAACCCTCTCGTAGCAAACGCAAGAG ATTCCGGGTAAAAGTTGCTCCTCCTCCACCAAGGCAAGACCAAAAGCTCCCTAACATCATCATCTCAGAGAAGCGGGATTCCTCCATTGCTGCACACCAG GTGAGTCAGTTACCATTCCCATTTGAGAACCCCACACAGTTTGAGCGCACCATCCGTTCTCCTGTTGGCCGCACCTGGAACACCCAAAACACAGTGCAGAAGATCACGGCGCCAAAGGTCGTCACCCAGTTAGGTGCCATCATTGAGCCAATTGCTCGGGAGGACTTAATAAAGGACAACAGACAGGCAGTCACAGGGAAAGGGCCCAATATAAACCTGGAGTCAGACCAAGGCGCTCAGAAGAAAAGACGCTCGCAGCaaaagaagaaacacaaacacaaaaagaACTGA